The following coding sequences lie in one Streptomyces sp. NBC_00510 genomic window:
- a CDS encoding DHA2 family efflux MFS transporter permease subunit, with protein sequence MPADTAQPQSPSVPEAVHRRRWGILTVLLFSLLVVVLDNSILNVAMKTIAEPAPTGLGATQSQLEWAINSYTLVFAGLLFTAGLLGDRLGRKKVLLFGMAVFGVGSVLSAFAGSSGELITFRAVMGFGGAFVMPATLAIIINVFEREEQPKAIGIWTGAVGLAIAIGPVTGGLLLDHFWWGSVFLVNVPIIAVALVAMVLIVPDSRDPRPGRLDPVGVLLSIVGLVLLVYGIIKGGQLADFTAPTALTAIIGGLVVLGAFVWHEARSSHPAFDVSYFRNPTFSASVSAIGLVFFALMGVTFFMVFYTQSVRGYSALDSGLLLLPLAVAQLVFAPRARLVVDRIGARLTCAAGLALIALSFLGFQLLDADTPIWQLEVLFFLMGTAMAHVMPPATVAIMSSLPREKAGSGSAVNNTFRQVGGALGVAVLGSLMSTVYRDGIADHLTGLPADVQHRAGESIEATRAVAEGMGPAGKALLAPATDAFLDAMHVTAYVASGVALLGMLVVVVFLPGKTAGGRPAGGEEREVSPVGAER encoded by the coding sequence ATGCCCGCCGACACAGCCCAGCCGCAGAGCCCCAGCGTCCCGGAGGCGGTCCACCGCCGCCGCTGGGGGATCCTGACCGTCCTGCTGTTCAGCCTCCTCGTGGTGGTCCTGGACAACTCGATCCTCAACGTCGCGATGAAGACCATCGCCGAGCCCGCCCCGACCGGCCTGGGCGCCACCCAGAGCCAGCTGGAGTGGGCGATCAACTCCTACACGCTGGTCTTCGCCGGTCTGCTGTTCACCGCGGGCCTGCTCGGCGACCGCCTCGGCCGCAAGAAGGTGCTCCTCTTCGGCATGGCCGTCTTCGGCGTCGGATCGGTGCTCTCGGCCTTCGCCGGCTCCTCCGGCGAGCTGATCACCTTCCGCGCGGTCATGGGCTTCGGCGGCGCCTTCGTGATGCCCGCGACGCTCGCCATCATCATCAACGTCTTCGAGCGCGAGGAGCAGCCCAAGGCGATCGGCATCTGGACCGGTGCGGTGGGCCTGGCGATAGCCATCGGCCCGGTCACCGGCGGGCTGCTCCTCGATCACTTCTGGTGGGGCTCGGTCTTCCTGGTGAACGTGCCGATCATCGCCGTCGCCCTGGTCGCGATGGTGCTCATCGTCCCCGACTCCCGCGACCCACGGCCGGGCCGGCTCGACCCCGTCGGCGTGCTGCTGTCGATCGTCGGCCTGGTGCTGCTGGTGTACGGCATCATCAAGGGCGGCCAGCTCGCGGACTTCACCGCCCCCACGGCCCTGACGGCCATCATCGGCGGCCTCGTGGTGCTCGGCGCCTTCGTCTGGCACGAGGCCCGCAGCAGCCACCCCGCCTTCGACGTCTCCTACTTCCGCAACCCGACCTTCTCGGCCTCGGTCTCCGCGATCGGCCTGGTCTTCTTCGCGCTCATGGGCGTGACCTTCTTCATGGTCTTCTACACCCAGAGCGTGCGCGGCTACAGCGCCCTGGACTCCGGCCTGCTGCTGCTCCCGCTCGCCGTCGCCCAGCTCGTCTTCGCGCCCCGTGCCCGGCTGGTCGTCGACAGGATCGGCGCCCGCCTCACCTGCGCCGCCGGGCTCGCGCTGATAGCGCTCAGCTTCCTCGGCTTCCAGCTGCTCGACGCCGACACCCCGATCTGGCAGCTGGAGGTGCTGTTCTTCCTCATGGGCACGGCCATGGCCCACGTGATGCCGCCCGCGACCGTCGCCATCATGTCCTCCCTGCCGCGTGAGAAGGCCGGCTCCGGCTCCGCCGTCAACAACACCTTCCGGCAGGTCGGCGGCGCGCTCGGCGTTGCGGTGCTGGGCTCGCTGATGTCGACGGTCTACCGTGACGGCATCGCGGACCACCTGACCGGCCTCCCCGCCGACGTGCAGCACCGGGCCGGCGAGTCCATCGAGGCCACGCGCGCCGTGGCCGAGGGCATGGGTCCCGCGGGCAAGGCGCTGCTCGCCCCGGCCACGGACGCCTTCCTCGACGCCATGCACGTCACCGCCTACGTCGCCAGCGGTGTCGCGCTGCTCGGCATGCTCGTCGTCGTGGTCTTCCTGCCCGGCAAGACCGCCGGGGGGCGTCCCGCGGGCGGAGAGGAACGCGAGGTCAGCCCGGTGGGGGCGGAGCGGTGA
- a CDS encoding NAD+ synthase has product MPQLRLALNQIDSTVGDLAGNAESVVRWTRHAAEQGAHLVAFPEMALTGYPVEDLALRSSFVEASRAALEALAERLAAEGFGELPVVVGYLDRSEKAQPRYGQPAGSPRNAAAVLHGGKVVLKFAKHHLPNYGVFDEFRYFVPGDTLPVIRVHGVDVALAICEDLWQDGGRVPAARTAGAGLLLSVNASPYEVAKDDTRLDLVRKRAQEAGCTLAYLAMIGGQDELVFDGDSIVVSEDGEVIARAPQFEEGCVLVDLDLPAADATKVPGGIADDGLEIEHVTLSAEPLPAYEPEVHGGEAPRLGDDEEVYTALVVGLRAYVAKNGFRSVLIGLSGGIDSALVAAIACDAVGAANVYGVSMPSRYSSDHSKDDAAELARRTGLNFRTVPIAPMFDAYMGSLGLTGLAEENLQSRLRGTMLMAISNQEGHIVLAPGNKSELAVGYSTLYGDSVGAYGPIKDVYKTTVFRLAQWRNQAAAERGQTPPIPENSISKPPSAELRPGQVDTDSLPDYDVLDRVLAMYVDQDKGRDAIVAAGFDGELVAKVLRMVDTAEYKRRQYPPGTKISAKGFGKDRRLPITNRWREHA; this is encoded by the coding sequence GTGCCTCAACTTCGCCTCGCCCTGAATCAGATCGACTCCACCGTCGGCGACCTCGCCGGGAACGCGGAGTCGGTCGTGCGCTGGACCCGGCACGCGGCCGAACAGGGAGCCCACCTCGTGGCCTTCCCGGAGATGGCGCTGACCGGGTACCCCGTGGAGGACCTCGCCCTGCGCTCCTCCTTCGTCGAAGCCAGCCGTGCCGCCCTGGAAGCCCTCGCCGAGCGCCTGGCGGCCGAGGGCTTCGGAGAGCTGCCGGTGGTCGTCGGCTACCTCGACCGCAGCGAGAAGGCCCAGCCTCGCTACGGCCAGCCCGCCGGCTCCCCGCGCAACGCCGCCGCCGTGCTGCACGGCGGGAAGGTCGTGCTGAAGTTCGCCAAGCACCACCTGCCGAACTACGGCGTCTTCGACGAGTTCCGCTACTTCGTGCCCGGCGACACCCTCCCGGTGATCCGGGTGCACGGGGTCGACGTCGCCCTCGCCATCTGCGAGGACCTTTGGCAGGACGGCGGCCGGGTGCCCGCCGCCCGCACCGCCGGCGCCGGTCTCCTGCTCTCCGTCAACGCCTCCCCCTACGAGGTCGCCAAGGACGACACCCGCCTGGACCTGGTGCGCAAGCGCGCCCAGGAGGCCGGCTGCACCCTCGCCTACCTCGCCATGATCGGCGGGCAGGACGAACTCGTCTTCGACGGCGACTCGATCGTCGTCTCCGAGGACGGCGAGGTGATCGCACGCGCCCCGCAGTTCGAGGAGGGCTGCGTCCTGGTCGACCTCGACCTGCCCGCCGCGGACGCCACCAAGGTGCCGGGCGGCATCGCCGACGACGGCCTGGAGATCGAGCACGTCACCCTCTCCGCCGAACCGCTCCCCGCGTACGAGCCCGAGGTGCACGGCGGCGAGGCCCCGCGGCTGGGCGACGACGAGGAGGTCTACACCGCGCTGGTCGTCGGCCTGCGGGCGTACGTCGCCAAGAACGGCTTCCGCTCCGTGCTGATCGGCCTCTCCGGCGGCATCGACTCCGCCCTGGTCGCGGCCATCGCCTGCGACGCGGTCGGGGCGGCCAACGTCTACGGCGTCTCCATGCCGTCGCGGTACTCCTCCGACCACTCCAAGGACGACGCCGCCGAACTGGCCCGGCGGACCGGGCTCAACTTCCGCACCGTGCCGATCGCCCCGATGTTCGACGCCTACATGGGCTCCCTGGGGCTGACCGGACTGGCGGAGGAGAACCTGCAGTCCCGGCTGCGCGGCACGATGCTCATGGCGATCTCCAACCAGGAGGGGCACATCGTCCTCGCCCCGGGCAACAAGAGCGAGCTCGCGGTCGGCTACTCCACGCTGTACGGCGACTCGGTCGGCGCGTACGGGCCCATCAAGGACGTCTACAAGACGACCGTCTTCCGTCTCGCGCAGTGGCGCAACCAGGCCGCGGCGGAGCGGGGCCAGACCCCGCCCATCCCCGAGAACTCCATCTCCAAGCCGCCCAGCGCGGAGCTGCGGCCGGGCCAGGTCGACACGGACTCCCTGCCGGACTACGACGTCCTGGACCGGGTGCTGGCGATGTACGTCGACCAGGACAAGGGGCGCGACGCGATCGTCGCCGCCGGGTTCGACGGGGAACTCGTGGCGAAGGTGCTGCGGATGGTGGACACGGCGGAGTACAAGCGGAGGCAGTATCCGCCGGGGACGAAGATCTCCGCGAAGGGGTTCGGGAAGGACCGGAGGCTCCCCATCACGAACCGCTGGCGCGAGCACGCGTAG
- a CDS encoding TetR/AcrR family transcriptional regulator, producing the protein MTGTRTATEPDGDTVPGPAGRLPRGRPRSAAADTAIIEAVLSLLEEGATIGELSMERIARAAGVGKATVYRRWAGKNALMLDVMKSVDEQTPRLAGRSVRDDLVTCVEFIRRRALVKRSSALLRNVLAQAQNEPELWAAYHDTVIAARRAQVREVLGRGIRSGELRDDIDPELLGDLFIGPMLSRSMLRPDAALPEGLSELIVDSVLQGVRAGC; encoded by the coding sequence GTGACCGGCACCCGGACGGCGACGGAACCCGACGGCGACACGGTCCCCGGGCCCGCCGGGCGCCTCCCGCGCGGCCGTCCGCGCAGCGCCGCCGCCGACACCGCGATCATCGAGGCCGTCCTCAGCCTGCTGGAGGAGGGCGCCACGATCGGGGAGCTGTCGATGGAGCGCATCGCCCGCGCCGCCGGCGTCGGCAAGGCCACCGTCTACCGGCGCTGGGCGGGCAAGAACGCGCTGATGCTCGACGTCATGAAGTCCGTCGACGAGCAGACCCCGCGGCTCGCAGGCCGCTCGGTCCGCGACGACCTGGTCACCTGCGTCGAATTCATACGGCGCAGGGCCCTGGTCAAGCGCTCCTCCGCCCTGCTGCGCAACGTCCTCGCCCAGGCCCAGAACGAGCCGGAGCTGTGGGCCGCCTACCACGACACCGTCATCGCGGCCCGGCGCGCCCAGGTCCGCGAGGTCCTGGGCCGGGGCATCCGCAGCGGCGAACTCCGCGACGACATCGACCCGGAACTCCTCGGGGACCTCTTCATCGGCCCCATGCTGTCGCGTTCGATGCTGCGGCCGGACGCGGCACTGCCGGAGGGGCTGTCGGAGCTGATCGTCGACTCGGTGCTGCAGGGCGTCCGCGCCGGGTGCTGA
- a CDS encoding MFS transporter — translation MPLALLALAISAFGIGTTEFVIMGLLPDVADDLHTSIPTAGYLVSGYALGVVIGAPLLAAVTTRMPRKALLLSLMALFTVGNTLSALAPSFGWLLAGRVLSGLPHGAFFGVGAVVAAGMVDPARKARAVSLMIAGLTVANIVGVPAATLLGQHLGWRATFLAVGVIGLVAIAGIAQLVPRIPLAPGGGLRRELSAFRSGQVWLALGTTIFGFAAVFAVYSYVTPMLTQVAGFGESSVTLVLALFGVGATIGNLLGARLADRALRPALLGGLGALAVVLLLFTVTAHARWSAALTVVLLGIAAFATGSPMMMLVMEKARHAPALASSANQAAFNLANAGGAWLGGVVLAHGLGYTAPAVAGAVLAVTGLAIATVAGLWERRADAGSSLSRVVVSGQPSAVRERVR, via the coding sequence ATGCCTCTCGCCCTGCTCGCACTGGCGATCAGCGCATTCGGCATCGGTACGACGGAGTTCGTGATCATGGGCCTGCTGCCCGACGTCGCGGACGACCTGCACACCTCCATCCCGACCGCCGGCTACCTCGTCTCCGGCTACGCCCTCGGCGTCGTCATCGGCGCCCCGCTCCTCGCCGCGGTCACCACGCGGATGCCGCGCAAGGCCCTGCTCCTGTCCCTCATGGCCCTGTTCACCGTCGGCAACACGCTCTCCGCCCTCGCCCCGAGCTTCGGCTGGCTGCTGGCCGGGCGCGTGCTGTCCGGACTCCCGCACGGCGCCTTCTTCGGCGTCGGCGCGGTCGTGGCCGCGGGCATGGTCGACCCCGCGCGCAAGGCCCGCGCCGTCTCCCTGATGATCGCCGGGCTCACCGTCGCGAACATCGTGGGCGTCCCCGCCGCCACCCTCCTCGGCCAGCACCTCGGCTGGCGCGCCACCTTCCTCGCCGTCGGCGTCATCGGCCTCGTCGCCATCGCCGGCATCGCCCAGCTCGTGCCCCGCATCCCCCTCGCCCCGGGCGGCGGACTGCGCCGGGAACTGTCGGCCTTCCGCAGCGGGCAGGTCTGGCTGGCGCTGGGCACCACGATCTTCGGCTTCGCCGCGGTCTTCGCGGTCTACAGCTACGTCACGCCGATGCTCACGCAGGTCGCCGGGTTCGGGGAGAGCAGCGTCACGCTGGTGCTCGCCCTTTTCGGCGTCGGCGCGACGATCGGCAACCTCCTCGGCGCCCGCCTCGCCGACCGCGCCCTGCGCCCCGCGCTGCTCGGCGGGCTCGGCGCGCTCGCGGTCGTCCTCCTGCTGTTCACGGTCACCGCGCACGCCCGGTGGAGCGCGGCGCTCACGGTCGTCCTGCTCGGGATCGCGGCGTTCGCGACGGGGTCGCCCATGATGATGCTCGTCATGGAGAAGGCCCGGCACGCCCCCGCGCTGGCCTCCTCCGCGAACCAGGCCGCGTTCAACCTGGCCAACGCGGGCGGTGCCTGGCTCGGCGGGGTCGTCCTCGCGCACGGCCTCGGCTACACCGCCCCGGCGGTGGCGGGCGCGGTGCTGGCGGTCACGGGGCTGGCGATCGCCACGGTCGCGGGCCTGTGGGAGCGGCGCGCGGACGCGGGGTCCTCTTTGTCCCGGGTCGTCGTGTCCGGGCAGCCGTCCGCGGTGCGGGAGCGCGTGCGCTGA
- a CDS encoding endonuclease/exonuclease/phosphatase family protein — MAQAYDADVTTDGGTRPQGSGANGRFGRFRRFWSFGDGMWRRGIVTAVLALAVAVVMAFHGAVPNRIGNLGSLLETFLPWLGLALPVLLVVGVLRRSATALIAVLLPIVVWLHFFGGLLTDKDAGGGDLTVLTHNVNADNPDPARTAQDLIGSGADLVALEEIPAGKVSVYESGLKARYPYSAVLGTVGLWSRYPLSQVRPVDIRLGWTRALRATATTPHGKVAVYVAHLPSVRVKFNAGFTAGERDRSADALGEAVADEKLPDVILMGDLNGTMNDRALANITSQMRSTQGAAGDGFGFSWPAGFPTARIDQILVRGAEPTASWVLPATGSDHRPVAAKVALP, encoded by the coding sequence ATGGCTCAGGCGTACGACGCGGACGTGACCACCGACGGCGGTACCAGGCCGCAGGGTTCGGGTGCGAACGGACGTTTCGGACGCTTCCGGCGGTTCTGGTCCTTCGGCGACGGCATGTGGCGGCGGGGGATCGTCACAGCCGTACTGGCCCTCGCCGTCGCCGTGGTGATGGCCTTTCACGGCGCGGTGCCCAACCGGATCGGCAACCTGGGCAGCCTGCTGGAGACCTTCCTGCCCTGGCTCGGGCTCGCGCTCCCGGTGCTGCTGGTGGTCGGCGTGCTGCGGCGCTCGGCGACCGCGCTGATCGCCGTCCTGCTGCCGATCGTGGTGTGGCTGCACTTCTTCGGCGGGCTCCTCACGGACAAGGACGCCGGTGGGGGCGACCTCACCGTGCTGACCCACAACGTCAACGCCGACAACCCCGACCCCGCCCGCACCGCGCAGGACCTCATCGGCTCCGGTGCCGACCTCGTCGCGCTGGAGGAGATCCCCGCCGGGAAGGTCTCCGTCTACGAGTCCGGGCTCAAGGCCCGCTACCCGTACAGCGCCGTGCTGGGCACCGTCGGGCTGTGGAGCAGGTACCCGCTCAGCCAGGTGCGGCCGGTGGACATCCGGCTCGGCTGGACCCGCGCCCTGCGCGCCACCGCCACGACTCCGCACGGGAAGGTCGCGGTCTACGTCGCGCACCTGCCCTCGGTGCGGGTCAAGTTCAACGCGGGCTTCACCGCCGGCGAGCGCGACCGCAGCGCCGACGCGCTCGGCGAGGCCGTCGCGGACGAGAAGCTGCCCGACGTCATCCTCATGGGCGACCTCAACGGCACGATGAACGACCGCGCGCTCGCCAACATCACCTCGCAGATGCGGTCCACGCAGGGCGCCGCGGGCGACGGCTTCGGCTTCAGCTGGCCGGCCGGGTTCCCGACCGCCCGCATCGACCAGATCCTCGTCAGGGGGGCGGAGCCGACCGCCTCCTGGGTGCTGCCCGCGACGGGCAGCGACCACCGGCCGGTGGCGGCGAAGGTAGCACTCCCGTAA
- a CDS encoding glutamine synthetase family protein — MDKQQEFVLRTLEERDIRFVRLWFTDVLGYLKSVAVAPAELEQAFDEGIGFDGSAIEGFARVYESDMIAKPDPGTFQILPWRAEAPGTARMFCDILMPDGSPSYADPRFVLKRSLAKASDLGFTFYTHPEIEFFLLKNLPLDGSVPVPADNSGYFDHTPQNVGQDFRRQAITMLESMGISVEFSHHEGAPGQQEIDLRYADALSTADNIMTFRLVMKQVALEQGVNATFMPKPFSQHPGSGMHTHLSLFEGDRNAFHESGAEYQLSKVGRSFIAGLLRHADEISAVTNQWVNSYKRIWGGANRTAGAGGEAPSYICWGHNNRSALIRVPMYKPGKTGSTRVEVRSIDSGANPYLTYAVLLAAGLKGIEEGYELPPGADDDVWALSDGERRALGIQPLPQNLGEAISLMERSELVAETLGEHVFDFFLRNKKQEWEEYRSEVTAFELRKNLPNL; from the coding sequence ATGGATAAGCAGCAGGAGTTCGTGCTCCGTACCCTCGAAGAGCGCGACATCCGATTCGTGCGGCTGTGGTTCACCGACGTGCTGGGCTACCTCAAGTCGGTCGCCGTGGCGCCTGCCGAGCTGGAGCAGGCCTTCGACGAGGGCATCGGCTTCGACGGGTCCGCGATCGAGGGCTTCGCGCGGGTGTACGAGTCGGACATGATCGCCAAGCCCGACCCCGGCACCTTCCAGATCCTCCCGTGGCGCGCCGAGGCACCCGGCACCGCCCGGATGTTCTGCGACATCCTCATGCCGGACGGCTCCCCGTCGTACGCCGACCCCCGCTTCGTCCTCAAGCGGTCCCTGGCCAAGGCCTCCGACCTCGGGTTCACCTTCTACACGCACCCCGAGATCGAGTTCTTCCTGCTGAAGAACCTGCCGCTGGACGGCAGCGTGCCGGTGCCCGCCGACAACTCCGGCTACTTCGACCACACCCCGCAGAACGTGGGCCAGGACTTCCGCCGCCAGGCCATCACGATGCTGGAGTCGATGGGCATCTCGGTGGAGTTCTCCCACCACGAGGGCGCCCCCGGCCAGCAGGAGATCGACCTGCGCTACGCGGACGCGCTGTCCACCGCCGACAACATCATGACCTTCCGCCTGGTCATGAAGCAGGTCGCGCTGGAGCAGGGCGTGAACGCCACGTTCATGCCCAAGCCCTTCAGCCAGCACCCCGGCTCCGGCATGCACACGCACCTGTCCCTCTTCGAGGGCGACCGCAACGCCTTCCACGAGTCGGGCGCCGAGTACCAGCTGTCGAAGGTCGGCCGCTCCTTCATCGCGGGCCTGCTGCGGCACGCCGACGAGATCTCCGCGGTGACCAACCAGTGGGTCAACTCGTACAAGCGCATCTGGGGCGGCGCCAACCGCACCGCGGGCGCCGGCGGCGAGGCCCCGTCGTACATCTGCTGGGGCCACAACAACCGGTCCGCGCTCATCCGCGTCCCGATGTACAAGCCCGGCAAGACCGGCTCCACCCGGGTCGAGGTCCGCTCCATCGACTCCGGCGCCAACCCGTACCTCACCTACGCCGTCCTCCTGGCCGCCGGCCTCAAGGGCATCGAGGAGGGCTACGAGCTCCCGCCCGGCGCCGACGACGACGTGTGGGCCCTCTCCGACGGCGAGCGCCGCGCCCTCGGCATCCAGCCCCTCCCGCAGAACCTCGGCGAGGCCATCTCCCTCATGGAGCGCAGCGAACTGGTCGCCGAGACGCTCGGGGAGCACGTCTTCGACTTCTTCCTGCGCAACAAGAAGCAGGAGTGGGAG